One Lucilia cuprina isolate Lc7/37 chromosome 4, ASM2204524v1, whole genome shotgun sequence DNA segment encodes these proteins:
- the LOC111676439 gene encoding uncharacterized protein LOC111676439, which translates to MPASERYRTHDGTCNNKKRLRWGAAQMPFNRFLPPEYGDGVDTTRKAVDGGPLSSSRFVSLLVHGARDGEAPLTLMLAQWGQLVDHDLTSTAQPRSINGSVPSCCGSKDFHPSCFPIKVPLDDPWLSPLKVRCLEFLRSAPAQRRDCVLSWREQTNQATSYIDASPIYSSSVRSSDNARVFRKGLLIFGRGNPADDVCQRGAIATHCIRSGDGRSGEQPGLLALHHVWVHEHNHIATKLSEMNLHWSDEKIYQETRRIIGAMFQHITYREFLPIVLGREVVKVFDLELLNSGYYEGYDYKTNPTVANAFAAAAFRFGHSLVQNSYMRCDRFHNVINNNVSLHEEFQRGDIGSVGSLHRLLRGMATQRALKRDEFITPELTNHLFQTPGFPFGLDLAAINIQRGRDHGIPPYTHWRVPCGLTPINNWDEFANVVGPESARRISHAYHSVHDIDLFVGGIAERPVVGGLVGPTFACIIAQQFSNSRKGDRFWYENGGFESSFTPAQLHSIRRVSLASVLCRAVGGGTFQPHIFLPAEFPDNVRLPCGVPPLGDFDISPWLEQDPFASLQIANTQVQQSVPASFRPQTTFKPQPPPPTFKPQTLPDRVFDIMQLETKSPDNNDTPISDNKVGFSNRNPVKDSTISLLKQPTPFVPNVSNGFLTVKNSSKVSDKLDLKRKGTAGHITKQKPVPAVNNKLDKNHRKGGNRHGGIQNTTRRTIIVNNIPIELRSAGKDTAKTETKKTESEPEARTGNAKLSTTTNKTKDNVTKTEVESFKMEPRIADVDATLTEQKKNQKPTDNLEVQNMNSKDKDIKTSTNEETGSNNSNINDQQQNKTDKSKTDKDQHEQIVSLNPIETPASVTDKQSQVIEKIITITKTLQNSELKNLTLTGDLVHDANDSDIDPMVQAIPIEHKRVQRKLIPSSLTDKIKDKLKLTPTNLGVTNRNITTLNTGNRTLTTKPPKPSRTTVRPLELRQYQNRPAYTKTPQKVIVDSVNGDNQYEIEINIRQTNKSPKPLQNTPYTGDYTNIYKPSQFDRYQTTPIYAYYQPAPTQISTIAQNQRTKPPTIIFVNEHEERMTTKQPGFLQSIVGWSLATKRPLPTSIGFNERPLFENIISSPHSTAIVQKPPNQLTLPAVSSSFSQAQVGTGSIVQASSASVSNGNFGTIAGFTNANGADSTFSFNIRPKPDRTQNVRPTGNGGNYGLTVPPQYPWYAQNPDYTNLPLAAGEQIVTHELPNRENINSPFSTSNSQTYYIRKKNGPRHKEALTLTQTHELADYDYAGRTLEHLHNITTNKDSIDAEEDYEYDEDYGTSPLLRKFNQDGYLRPEHMIGTILKVDNDKTIVDLTNLTHTILKDQTLDDNYVLPVLNNTHDLPKDLPKPLNTNFSTDFPDALAKQLNNDILAEDNEEDHKDNTKDTGTKPQDKANVLSVGIHKRNRNRNKTKNNKRNQAKIAFAPINILTKPERPDNWVFFDSPKDEEPMLPKIPEINMDPVPSAELPKPFKENIWLDLAKIKQKVALQFQGPIGHLLTQKDDNLELQTDQTNAKDKPISETTNTNADSLKDSILGAILTDGKNNVTEATKTDLNIQNFKNKTETKSTDLLENANN; encoded by the exons ATGCCAGCCTCTGAAAGGTATCGTACTCATGATGGCacttgcaacaacaaaaagagaTTACGCTGGGGAGCAGCTCAAATGCCTTTTAATCGTTTTCTGCCGCCAGAGTATGGAGATGGTGTGGATACTACGCGAAAAGCAGTAGATGGGGGACCATTGTCTTCCAGCAGATTTGTAAGTTTGTTAGTGCATGGTGCCCGCGATGGAGAAGCGCCTCTGACATTAATGTTGGCTCAATGGGGTCAATTGGTGGATCATGATTTAACTTCTACTGCACAACCAAG ATCTATTAATGGTTCTGTTCCCAGTTGTTGTGGCAGTAAAGATTTCCATCCATCTTGTTTTCCCATCAAAGTTCCCCTAGATGATCCATGGCTTTCGCCTTTAAAAGTGCGTTGCTTAGAATTTTTACGCTCGGCTCCAGCCCAGCGTAGAGATTGTGTTTTGTCATGGCGTGAACAAACTAATCAGGCCACCTCCTACATAGATGCTTCCCCCATTTATTCTAGCAGTGTACGATCTTCCGATAACGCACGTGTCTTTCGCAAAGGCTTATTGATATTCGGTCGTGGTAATCCAGCCGATGATGTCTGTCAAAGAGGTGCCATTGCTACACATTGCATTAGATCTGGTGATGGTCGTAGTGGTGAACAACCTGGCCTCTTGGCTTTACATCATGTCTGGGTCCATGAACATAATCATATAGCCACGAAATTGAGTGAAATGAATTTGCACTGGAGTGATGAGAAAATTTATCAGGAAACCAGACGCATTATAGGAGCCATGTTCCAGCATATAACCTATAGGGAATTTTTGCCCATAGTTTTGGGAAGGGAAGTAGTTAAAGTATTTGATTTGGAACTATTAAATAGTGGTTACTATGAGGGTTATGATTATAAAACCAATCCTACAGTGGCCAATGCCTTTGCTGCGGCTGCTTTTCGCTTTGGTCATTCATTGGTGCAAAATTCCTATATGCGATGTGATCGTTTTCataatgttattaataata ACGTTAGTTTACATGAGGAGTTCCAGCGTGGAGATATTGGTTCTGTGGGTTCTTTACACCGTTTGTTAAGAGGCATGGCTACTCAGAGAGCCTTAAAAAGAGATGAATTTATAACTCCAGAACTTACTAACCATCTATTCCAAACTCCAG gtttTCCCTTTGGTCTGGATTTAGCTGCCATTAATATACAACGTGGTCGAGATCATGGTATACCTCCTTATACCCATTGGCGTGTACCCTGTGGCCTAACGCCTATTAATAATTGGGATGAATTTGCTAATGTAGTGGGTCCCGAGTCCGCTCGTCGAATTAGCCATGCTTATCACAGTGTTCACGACATTGATCTATTTGTGGGAGGTATAGCCGAAAGACCTGTCGTAGGCGGTTTAGTAGGACCCACCTTCGCCTGTATTATAGCACAACAATTTAGTAATTCTCGCAAAGGAGATAGATTTTGGTATGAAAATGGCGGTTTCGAAAGTTCTTTCACACCAGCCCAGTTGCATTCGATACGCCGCGTATCTTTAGCATCGGTTTTATGTCGAGCTGTTGGAGGGGGAACTTTCCAACCGCATATTTTCTTACCAGCAGAATTTCCCGACAATGTACGTCTACCCTGTGGTGTGCCGCCTTTGGGTGATTTTGATATTAGTCCTTGGCTAGAACAAGATCCTTTTGCTTCCCTTCAAATCGCTAACACACAAGTACAGCAATCGGTACCTGCATCCTTTAGACCACAAACGACTTTTAAACCACAACCACCACCACCGACCTTTAAACCACAAACACTACCGGACCGAGTATTTGACATTATGCAGTTGGAAACAAAATCACCGGATAACAATGACACTCCTATAAGTGACAACAAAGTAGGATTTTCTAATCGTAATCCGGTCAAAGACTCTACAATAAGTCTGCTTAAACAACCCACACCATTTGTACCAAATGTCTCAAATGGTTTTCTAACTGTGAAGAATTCTTCGAAAGTCAGTGACAAACTGGACTTGAAACGAAAAGGAACAGCGGGACACATAACTAAACAGAAACCGGTACCGGCTGTTAATAACAAACTGGACAAGAATCATCGTAAGGGTGGAAATAGACATGGAGGAATACAAAATACTACAAGACGAACGATTATAGTTAATAATATTCCCATAGAACTGAGAAGTGCAGGAAAAGATACAGCTAAGACTGAAACTAAAAAAACGGAAAGTGAACCAGAAGCAAGGACAGGAAATGCTAAACTTAGTACCACAACAAACAAGACTAAAGACAACGTGACAAAAACAGAAGTGGAAAGTTTTAAAATGGAACCAAGGATAGCTGATGTAGATGCAACGTTAACAGAACAAAAGAAGAACCAAAAACCAACTGACAACTTAGAAGTACAAAATATGAATTCAAAAGACAAGGACATAAAGACAAGCACAAATGAAGAGACAGGATCAAATAATTCAAATATCAATGaccagcaacaaaataaaactgacAAATCAAAAACCGATAAAGACCAACATGAACAAATCGTCTCTTTAAATCCTATCGAAACACCCGCCAGCGTAACTGACAAACAGTCCCAAGTAAtcgaaaaaattattacaattacaaaaactttacaaaactctgaattgaaaaatttaacattaacagGAGACTTGGTACATGATGCAAATGACTCTGATATTGATCCCATGGTTCAGGCTATACCAATCGAACACAAACGAGTACAACGTAAACTTATACCCTCTAGCTTAACGGACAAAATTAAAGACAAATTGAAACTTACTCCTACCAACCTTGGCGTGAccaacagaaatataaccacTCTTAATACCGGCAATCGAACATTGACAACAAAACCACCAAAACCCAGTCGAACAACTGTACGACCTCTCGAACTAAGACAATACCAGAACCGGCCCGCCTACACTAAGACGCCTCAAAAAGTTATAGTGGATTCAGTAAATGGAGACAATCAATACGAAATCGAAATAAACATACGACAGACCAATAAAAGTCCGAAACCTTTACAAAATACACCCTATACGGGAGACTATACAAATATCTACAAACCAAGTCAATTTGACCGTTATCAGACCACACCCATTTATGCATACTATCAACCAGCACCGACACAAATTTCAACTATAGCTCAAAATCAACGAACTAAACCACCGACCATAATATTTGTCAACGAACATGAAGAACGTATGACCACTAAACAACCGGGCTTTTTACAAAGTATAGTGGGTTGGAGTTTGGCTACCAAAAGACCTTTACCAACCTCTATAGGTTTCAACGAAAGaccattatttgaaaatattatatcaaGTCCTCATAGTACAGCTATTGTTCAAAAGCCACCTAATCAGCTTACATTACCGGCTGTTAGTTCCAGTTTTAGTCAAGCGCAGGTGGGTACAGGAAGCATAGTACAGGCATCAAGTGCCTCCGTTAGTAATGGCAATTTCGGTACTATAGCTGGATTTACCAATGCCAATGGAGCAGACAGTACATTCAGTTTTAACATAAGACCAAAACCGGACAGAACACAAAACGTTAGACCGACTGGTAATGGAGGAAACTACGGATTAACTGTACCACCCCAATATCCCTGGTATGCCCAAAATCCGGACTATACAAATTTACCTTTAGCAGCAGGGGAACAAATTGTTACACACGAACTGCCAAACAGGGAAAATATAAACAGTCCATTTTCCACCTCCAATTCACAAACTTACTACATACGAAAGAAAAATGGACCAAGACATAAAGAAGCTTTAACTCTGACACAAACTCATGAGTTAGCCGACTATGACTATGCCGGACGTACACTAGAACATTTACACAATATCACAACGAACAAAGACAGTATAGACGCGGAAGAAGACTATGAATACGATGAAGATTACGGAACTTCACCTTTACTGAGAAAATTCAATCAAGATGGTTATCTAAGACCCGAGCATATGATTGGTACTATATTGAAAGTAGACAATGACAAGACAATAGTAGACCTGACAAATCTAACACATACGATTTTGAAAGATCAGACTTTAGACGATAATTACGTTTTACCAGTATTAAACAATACCCATGACTTACCCAAAGACTTACCTAAACCTTTGAATACCAACTTTTCCACAGACTTTCCCGATGCTCTAGCAAAGCAATTAAACAATGACATTTTAGCCGAAGACAATGAAGAGGACCACAAGGACAATACAAAAGACACTGGGACTAAACCACAAGATAAAGCTAATGTTTTAAGTGTAGGAAtacataaacgaaacagaaatCGTAATAAAACTAAGAACAATAAGCGTAATCAAGCTAAGATAGCTTTTGCTCCCATTAATATCTTAACAAAGCCGGAGAG ACCCGATAATTGGGTGTTTTTCGATTCCCCTAAAGATGAAGAACCTATGCTACCAAAAATACCGGAAATTAATATGGATCCTGTACCCTCTGCAGAGTTACCAAAAccgtttaaagaaaatatttggttaGACTTGGCTAAAATTAAACAGAAAGTAGCTTTACAATTTCAAGGACCTATAGGACATCTTTTAACACAAAAAGACGACAACCTGGAATTGCAAACAGACCAGACAAATGCAAAGGACAAACCTATTTCTGAAACTACTAATACAAATGCAGATTCTTTAAAGGACTCAATTTTAGGAGCAATTTTGACAGATGGTAAAAATAATGTAACTGAAGCTACAAAAACAGATCtaaatatacaaaactttaaaaacaagaCAGAGACAAAATCGACTGATTTACTTGAGAATGCAAATAATTAA
- the LOC124419812 gene encoding uncharacterized protein LOC124419812, which yields MFLRKKIFFTFLILYEIPSIINSQEYLKDLKPADIKYISKDELPPVELPRPIVSVRQARALNEEPIDDEYTEDNSRFQKSQRPTLMDIALEVSVREGLSAMRKLYTKVEPDMVKNGRSSITRQSSSCFAIKI from the exons ATGTTTTtgcgtaaaaaaatattttttaccttCCTTATACTCTACGAAATACCCTCGATCATAAATAGTCAAGAATATCTAAAAGATTTAAAACCCGCCGATATTAAATACATCAGCAAAGATGAATTGCCTCCTGTAGAATTACCAAGACCCATTGTTTCAGTCAGGCAAGCAAGAGCATTAAATGAAGAACCAATAGATGATGAGTACACTGAGGATAACAGTCGTTTTCAAAAATCTCAAAGACCTACACTAATGGATATTGCTTTAGAAGTCTCTGTAAGAGAGGGTCTTAGCGCCATGAGAAAACTTTATACAAAAGTTGAACCGGATATGGTTAAAAATGGTAG gtcAAGTATTACAAGACAATCATCCAGCTGCTTTGCTATCAAAATTTAG